The DNA window tacatatgtacTAATGTACccgaattttttcaaattttttctcTTCACTCATATAcaattgaattatatttttcacttttttccgTATTTTATAGTAAGCTTATAATTACCGTAACTAATCAATaacatttaattgataaaatatgaCCTTGAATATTGTAACTCGTGTACATGTGCCTGTGATCTggttttaagaaataataatgaatataatCGACTTGCAGGCCTTCTTCGTTTTGAGGAAGAAAAACAACCAGGTAACCTTCCTTCACGTTTACCACCATGCTGCTATGCCTTTCTGGTACTGGCTAGGAGCGAAATTTGTTCCTGGAGGAGAGAGTACAGTATTATTTCTTGTTGGAAACGTCTATCTCTCTGTTTTTTACTCAAAATGTATGTTTccccttctttttttttaattgtcattaCAGGTTACCTTGTAGTGAGCTTAAATAGTTTCATACATACCATCATGTACACCTATTACCTGCTGGCAGCGTTTGGGCCGTCCATGCAGAAATATCTATGGTGGAAAAAATACATGACAAAGCTACAGTTGGTAAGGGAACACGTCTTAGACCCCATGCCAATATTATACCCAATCCCACTCACAAACTCAAGTAAAAACTACAAATTGAACTAAGGTTGACCGGACCAAATATCAAGTaagaaccgttttaacaagagcttggacttttcgGTGAGACGTTATTGTCTAGTTTGATCATCAAAATAAGCTGTCAAATATTGACCTTCTTTCTTCTAATTCCCTAGGAGAAGCTCATTAATATTCACAGACTGTCAAAACCAGAAAGTTATGATTCCAACGAACTGCTCTGCTGTGTGAAATTGACACTGTTTCAGCTGAAATATAAGTCGGACAAATGTTATTGCGTTCAatgtattcatacatgtattagccAATGACTGGACAGTTTATCATGAGTAAACCCTGCCTTCATCAAATCAGAGTTTGTCACGTACTGCCCTAAGTCcaagcttttgttaaaatggCTCTAATTAAAAACATCGTTCCAAATGACGTTGTTCGTTTTACTTGATATTTGACAGTTGatatatttgattaatattCCTACGATTATCGCACAAGAAGTTATAGGGACAACCGTATTATTTTGTATTACGAATTTAATATAGGGAATCTGATCAGTGCTAAATAATGTTCACGGTCGATGTTATGcatttataatttacatgtaatacagtataactagtacatatagcagtataTACCAATATCCTATAATTGAACTATTTGATATACTATAGTATGAAGCTACGTAACATAGAAATAACAATAGATTTGTCTAGAAATACCAATAGATTTGTCTATGGTGACGGGTAATTAAATTCAGATGTTAGAATactgtcatattgtaaattttgtagtTACACCCAtccattaaatttgaaatttacattGTGACTATACCATCACAAAATCATTGTATCTTTAAAAGAATGTAATTACTAGGttagataaaatattttctcgaaattcatttttatacttttaccCGATTGAAGTGCAAATTTGAATGTATGGTGGAATTCAGAATACAGATGGTGTTATATACAAATTGTTCTAAATGAATAACAAACACAAGAGTGATGATTTATTAACCAGTATTTGGAAACCCAAGTTAACAAACACGAGTTaataaattattatcaaatataagATTAAATTCCCATAGACTTGGACTAAATGTATGAGAGTTTTTATCTAACAATCAATTTTCTAGcagaaaacaaataaatgacttatgaatatttaattttttttcgctGTCATTACAGGTGCAGTTTGCCTGGTTTCTTCTTCATAGTATACAAGTGTTATACGTAGGATGCGGGTTTCCAAGAGCGTACATTGTGTGTCAGTGCCTTTTTACTATTTCACAATTTGTTCTCTTCCTTAACTTTTACCAACAGACCtatacaaaatcaaataaaacggAAACGGGGAAACAAAAGTAGGGAATGGGCCGCGATCCCTGCATATCTTATGTTACTTGATACTGCTACATACCTCTGGAGTCGAGTTTTGTGAATTTTCTGTCATTATGCTCAAACTCTCCGAATTATCGCTATTTGACTGTTAAAATAGATATGAGATTACATTGTACGTGTATATTCTTTTTTGGAATGCATGGATCTTAAATTGTGTTTAATATCTGCTCaatacatatatttgaaataactTGATTTTGGATATTGTCTTTTCCCTCCTGTTTTCTTTTATAAGGACGTtcattatatttcataattcaatCTCTTTCTTTGCCTTTACAGCACTGTATTTGACATCTGTCGAAATAAGAATGCCGGAGCTTCAtatttatagtctgtcccaagatattcatgcagcacatttggacgatttttaataaaaatacacatacttgtgaaagaagtgcaattggaatagttgaaagggataatttcctagataatttcattgacacactatcatctttcactctgaaaaattcacaggaacaaaaacagattccttacggaaatttataatggggaatgtttacatcttttctccattcggaatacactcgaaATACActgcgcaatttttcaacggtatcatccgggcttgctccgtagacatc is part of the Crassostrea angulata isolate pt1a10 chromosome 3, ASM2561291v2, whole genome shotgun sequence genome and encodes:
- the LOC128175154 gene encoding elongation of very long chain fatty acids protein 4-like isoform X2, whose translation is MKMTTITEVRRFYRYVMDDMSDPRTQDWFMVRSPAPILLSIGVYLYLVKLGPVWMKSRKAYDLKNPMIVYNCCMVLLSMYMFYETLMAAWFNTDFSKQCQPMDYSNDPNALRIANVIWVYYISKLVEFLDTAFFVLRKKNNQVTFLHVYHHAAMPFWYWLGAKFVPGGESYLVVSLNSFIHTIMYTYYLLAAFGPSMQKYLWWKKYMTKLQLVQFAWFLLHSIQVLYVGCGFPRAYIVCQCLFTISQFVLFLNFYQQTYTKSNKTETGKQK
- the LOC128175154 gene encoding elongation of very long chain fatty acids protein 4-like isoform X3; the encoded protein is MTTITEVRRFYRYVMDDMSDPRTQDWFMVRSPAPILLSIGVYLYLVKLGPVWMKSRKAYDLKNPMIVYNCCMVLLSMYMFYETLMAAWFNTDFSKQCQPMDYSNDPNALRIANVIWVYYISKLVEFLDTAFFVLRKKNNQVTFLHVYHHAAMPFWYWLGAKFVPGGESYLVVSLNSFIHTIMYTYYLLAAFGPSMQKYLWWKKYMTKLQLVQFAWFLLHSIQVLYVGCGFPRAYIVCQCLFTISQFVLFLNFYQQTYTKSNKTETGKQK